In the genome of Oenanthe melanoleuca isolate GR-GAL-2019-014 chromosome 4A, OMel1.0, whole genome shotgun sequence, the window ctctttttagatCAAGGCTGAGCCTGCAAAAGTGGAGGCTTTCAGAGCCTCTCTTTCCAAGCTGGGAGATGTCTATATCAATGATGCTTTTGGCACTGCACACCGAGCTCACAGGTGGGTTCCCATTTCCCttccacaggcagagctgcagaacaaTATCTGCTGTGGAAACACATCAAATATTGCCCCTGAGCTCCTTTTGGGCTTGTCccactgtcactgtgctgtgtttgttcTCAGTAGTGGATTTACTGGAGGTAGTTGTCATCAGTGTATGCTTCTTCAGGTTTGTCTCTGGGTACAGGAGAAAGCTGAAACAGGATCTTAAGACTTGCATTGGCTCTTTTTAGACTTGGAAGATCTGAAAGTTACTTAGGGCTTGTATAAATTGTCCTGCAATCAACAATCCTGCAAACAACAGCCctcttttccaaaatattaatCACTTCAGAGTGATTATTTTTACATATGTGTACTTGCAGGCTGCAGTAATCCTCTTGGAAGAAGAATTCCCTGCTCTTGGCTATTGTGTCCTCCAGTGTCTTGGATCACTAGTTGAGATGATAAATGTCTTGCAAATCAATATTTCTGTGCAAAACCAATGTCAGAAATTATTCATGGACAGCTGTCTTATGACACTAGGAAAACAAAGCCCCTGTGTGTGTTTTCATGCAGGTGGTAGCTGTTCTCATTGCAACAGCTGACTAATGGGTTGATTTTGTAATGCTGTGAGACATAGGAGTGTTTCTACATgtaaatttttcctttcctcacttTACTCTTTAATTTTGCAGCTCCATGGTAGGTGTCAATCTGCCTCAGAAGGCTGCTGGCTTCCTCATGAAGAAAGAACTGGATTATTTTGCCAAGGCCCTAGAGAGTCCAGAGAGGCCCTTCTTGGCCATTCTTGGAGGGTAAGACTGAAGAACATTGTGACTGTATTTCTCTAACTCCCCTAACAAATGGCATGTTATTTTTGCTTGGTTTAAGCAAGTGCTTTCCTTTAAGTGTACCTGCAGTTCAGATTTGTAGCTGACTCCTGAGATGTGAGATGTGGATTAGAGAGGAGCTAACTGATACATCTGCTCTGTGATGATACAATCTGGCTGCTCACTGTCTCTCCTGACCTCTGAAGTTCCCCAAATTGAGACAGTCTCTAGCAGTTTTTTGcccagctgagccaggagagCAGTTAGAGCCACGTGATGGCCCAGACATTGTCAGTGACCTTTCCCCCCAGTTCAGGGTTCAGCAGTGCTCAGGCTCAGCACTCTGTAAACTGCCACGACCTCTCATTGTGCAGTggggccctgctggggctgcatgggctctgccctgccccagcacctggTGTGCAAAGGGACTGGAAGGTGCACAACCAAGTGCACATCTCCTGTGCAGAAATACTTAATTGCAGCCAGTTTTCATCAGATGTGTGCTcaatccagcacagcagctctgtaaGGTGCATTTCATCAAGTGAATTAACTTGGCTGGGCAGTCAGGGGAAATCAGGCTCTAAAGGGCCAAATGAGGtttatatttaaatagaaaagaagaTATGGAGGGCTGAATAATGCTCTAGTAAGTTGAATTTTAATGCTGGCCTGCTAACTTGTGAAATTCTCTTTTTGCCCATTCCTAACAGTTCTTTTGTTGGATCGTTCTCTAGAACAGCCTTGACATACCATAGTCACAATATTAATaattcattctttttccttttctctctcaccAGAGCCAAAGTTCAGGATAAGATCCAGCTGATCAATAACATGCTGGATAAGGTCAATGAGATGATCATTGGTGGTGGAATGGCATTCACCTTCCTCAAAGTGCTCAACAACATGGAGGTAGGAGAACAATTCTGTGTCTGCTCCTAGTGAAGAACATGGTCTCAATGCCCCTTATATGTCCTGGGATTGAGCACTGGCTATCTTGGCTCTCTGCAAGAGTAGGGAGCACTGAGAAATTACTTGACAACCCCTTTGCAAAACTCAGATTACTGCTGTGTCTCTCCATGTGCTTTAGGAAAACAGTCTTTCCAGAATTGCTGCCTGAGCAGCATGGGTTCTGATGTTCTCTCATGACCAGGAGCTAAACAGATGCCTCttatttttcccaaatgttTCCTTTAGATTGGCAACTCTCTGTTTGATGAAGAGGGATCAAAAATTGTCAAGGACCTGATGGCCAAGGCCGAGAAGAATGGTGTGAAGATCACTCTGCCTGTTGACTTCATCACTGCTGACAAATTTGATGAAAATGCACAGACTGGGGAGGCCACAGTGGCTTCAGGCATTCCTGCTGGCTGGATGGTAGGTTTGAATGGGAAAGGGGctgacaggaggggcagaaAGGAATAGGGTGGGTAGGACACCTCTTAAAGGAGTAGAAAGAGTAATTGTGAGCCTTGGCAAATGATTCTGAGGGTAGTCAAGCTGTGTAGGGTTGGTTGGTTTAATGAAATTGAAGCCCTGTTGTTTGTTCTGAGTTCTTAGTCTTAAGTAGCTTCTGTGAGATTTGGATTAAAACACCAAAATTCCTCTCCCAGCTTGCAGACATGAATGCAGTAGAAATCCCTTTTATTTGACTGGAATTTAAGTAGGGTTGGCAAAGTTTTCTATGTAAGGCTTCAAGAATCTGATACTGATTTGAAATTGACTTACTGGTGTTAGGAAGATAAATACCACCCCAGACTCtaccttcctgcagcagctgctgacaaATCTGTCCCTGCATACAGAGAAACTCTTGTTCATGACTGGGGTGAGGGGGATTTGAGCTGGGGGATCAGCAGTGAGTGTATCTGTGCCTTCTCTCACTTCCCTTAGGGCCTGGACTGTGGCCCTGAGAGTGTGAAGAAGTTTGTTGAAGTTGTGGGAAGGGCCAAGCAGATCGTGTGGAACGGTCCAGTTGGAGTCTTTGAGTGGGACAAGTTTGCCAAAGGAACCAAAGCCTTGATGGACAAAGTGGTAGAAGTAACTGGAAAAGGCTGCATCACCATTATTGGTAAGTGtttgttcttatttttctaaatgcatGGAGGAGGCTTGTGGTGGCCAGCactgtgattaaaaataatGGTCAATATATTTTCCTCACATTCTCCTCTGGCCTTCAGCTTGGGCCTTCAGTTGgacaaaatctgaatttcttgTGTATCTCATGGATTCTGTTTGTGCTACAGGTGGTGGAGATACAGCCACTTGCTGTGCCAAGTGGAACACTGAGGATAAAGTCAGCCACGTCAGCACAGGAGGTggtgccagcctggagctgctaGAGGGTAAATCCTCTTTTATCTTTATTTGTTTGAGTGAATGTGGAGTTCTGGGTACTCTACCATGTGTTGGCAGTCAAGAAAGCACATCAACAGAGTTTTTTCTGTTCCACCATGTGAAGTCCTGTAGCTTTGGCGCCACAAGCTCctcttgctgctgttctgtAGCCCTCACACgggaagagaggaaggaaaatggaatATTCCTGCAAAAAGCACAGCGTGCCTCTCCCAGAAAATAGATAGAAAACAAGAGTGGGCTGGATTTTGTCACTTATCCCTCAGGATATGTCAACCAGCCTTTTAAAATGCCCAGTTTCTGTTAGGGAAACCTCATCAGAACTGGAATTCTTGCCAGAAGTCTCCTCTTCTCATTTGGAATTCCTTTGGTTTTGGGGAGCCCTCTGGTGCTCACCGACAAACCTGCACGAGGGCACTTGGAATTCAAAATGGTGAGGATGGCCGGGATTCTTGTAACGAGTTCCATTGTTCTCTAAACGACTTTTCATTTCCTCTGGTAATTTGCCGTTTCCCAGTGTGTGTAAATTATCCAGTGCTCTCAACtcctctgcagaggagaaaCTTCAATAAACTGccttgcagctgctgtttgcaggagTGAGATGGGAGACAgagcttttgtttctgttgccTAGGGAgtgatggagaagggaaagaatgCAGATGGCTTGAAGGAAATGCTGTGTATTCAAAAGCCAAAACTTGCTACGTTTTGGCCCAAAATatgggt includes:
- the PGK1 gene encoding phosphoglycerate kinase 1, which encodes MSLSNKLTLDKVDVKGKRVVMRVDFNVPMKDHKITNNQRIKAAVPTIKHCLDHGAKSVVLMSHLGRPDGVPMPDKFSLAPVAVELKALLGREVLFMKDCVGAEVEKACANPAAGSVILLENLRFHVEEEGKGKDASGNKIKAEPAKVEAFRASLSKLGDVYINDAFGTAHRAHSSMVGVNLPQKAAGFLMKKELDYFAKALESPERPFLAILGGAKVQDKIQLINNMLDKVNEMIIGGGMAFTFLKVLNNMEIGNSLFDEEGSKIVKDLMAKAEKNGVKITLPVDFITADKFDENAQTGEATVASGIPAGWMGLDCGPESVKKFVEVVGRAKQIVWNGPVGVFEWDKFAKGTKALMDKVVEVTGKGCITIIGGGDTATCCAKWNTEDKVSHVSTGGGASLELLEGKVLPGVDALSNV